The proteins below come from a single Staphylococcus sp. MI 10-1553 genomic window:
- the ahrC gene encoding transcriptional regulator AhrC/ArgR yields the protein MPKKSVRHIKIREIISNEQIETQDELVKRLNDYDMNVTQATVSRDIKELQLIKVPAPSGQYIYSLPNDRRYHPLEKLGRYLMDSFVKIDSANNLLVLKTLPGNAQSIGAILDQIDWEEVLGTICGDDTCLIICRDNPSADEIKERIFNML from the coding sequence ATGCCTAAAAAATCTGTAAGACATATAAAAATCAGAGAAATTATTTCAAATGAACAAATCGAAACACAAGACGAGTTAGTGAAACGTTTAAATGATTATGATATGAACGTCACGCAAGCCACAGTGTCACGTGATATTAAAGAACTTCAATTGATTAAAGTCCCCGCGCCAAGTGGTCAATATATTTATAGTTTACCTAATGATCGTCGTTATCATCCACTTGAAAAACTAGGACGCTATTTGATGGATTCATTTGTAAAAATCGATAGTGCTAATAATTTACTTGTGCTGAAAACATTGCCTGGTAATGCGCAGTCAATCGGTGCGATACTGGATCAAATTGATTGGGAAGAAGTGCTAGGTACAATTTGTGGTGATGATACGTGCTTAATTATTTGTCGCGACAACCCTTCAGCTGATGAAATCAAGGAAAGAATTTTCAATATGTTATAA
- a CDS encoding alpha-ketoacid dehydrogenase subunit beta: MAKISYLEAIRQALDVALEKDDQTMILGEDVGKKGGVFGVTAGLQEKYGVYRVLDTPLAESNIVGSAIGAAMMGKRPIAEIQFAEYILPATNQIMSEAAKMRYRSNNDWQAPLTIRAPFGGGIHGALYHSQSIESVFASTPGLTVVIPSTPYDAKGLLLASIASNDPVLFFEHKKAYRLLKEEVPEEYYTVTLGKADVKREGSDITVFSYGLAVNYCLQAADLLKGEDIDVEVVDLRTVYPLDQQTIIDCAKKTGKCLLVTEDNKEGSVMSEVAAIIAENCLFDLDAPVMRLAGPDVPAMPFSPPLEDEFMINPDKIKNKMRELAQF; the protein is encoded by the coding sequence ATGGCTAAAATTTCATATCTTGAAGCTATTAGACAAGCACTTGATGTCGCATTAGAAAAAGACGATCAAACGATGATTCTCGGTGAAGATGTAGGTAAAAAAGGTGGCGTTTTTGGGGTAACAGCTGGATTACAGGAAAAATATGGCGTTTATCGTGTGTTAGATACGCCGCTTGCTGAATCTAATATTGTCGGTTCAGCCATTGGTGCGGCGATGATGGGGAAACGACCTATTGCTGAAATACAATTTGCGGAATATATTTTACCGGCGACCAATCAAATTATGAGTGAAGCTGCTAAAATGCGCTATCGTTCTAACAATGATTGGCAAGCACCATTAACAATTCGTGCACCATTCGGCGGTGGCATTCATGGTGCACTTTATCATTCACAAAGTATCGAAAGCGTGTTTGCGTCTACACCAGGTTTAACTGTTGTCATTCCATCCACACCATATGACGCGAAAGGCTTACTTTTAGCCTCAATTGCATCGAATGACCCAGTTCTTTTCTTTGAGCATAAAAAAGCATATCGATTACTGAAAGAAGAAGTGCCAGAAGAATATTACACTGTGACTCTTGGTAAAGCAGATGTTAAACGAGAAGGCAGCGATATCACTGTATTCTCATATGGTCTAGCAGTGAACTATTGTCTTCAAGCAGCGGACTTGTTAAAAGGTGAAGATATCGATGTCGAAGTGGTTGACTTGCGTACAGTCTATCCACTCGATCAACAAACGATTATTGACTGTGCGAAAAAGACAGGTAAATGCTTGTTAGTCACAGAAGATAATAAAGAAGGTAGTGTCATGTCAGAAGTTGCCGCGATTATTGCAGAAAATTGTTTATTTGATTTAGATGCACCCGTAATGCGACTTGCGGGCCCAGATGTGCCGGCCATGCCATTTTCACCACCGTTAGAAGATGAATTTATGATTAACCCTGATAAAATTAAAAATAAAATGCGTGAATTAGCGCAATTTTAA
- the lpdA gene encoding dihydrolipoyl dehydrogenase gives MTKEKYDIVILGGGIAGYSAAIRASQLGKSVAIVEKSKMGGTCLHQGCIPTKSFLKSAEVFQYIQHADDFGVTAEQPTLNFAKVMERKNRIVDTLYQGVQGLMKRHKIDVFHGVGRLMGASIFTPQSGTVSVEYEDGTSELLPNDYVLIATGSKPMALSFLPFDQQQIYSSNDMMTLETLPQSITIIGGGIIGLEFASFFSSVGVNVHIIEAGPRILPTESAQISQLIQKQLEEKGVNFHVNTALKAEDIQQSEDEVTFNLETPFSTEKVLVAIGRQVNTADLGLDNTKVVLNDKQMIETNEYMQTADTHIYAAGDVIGHLQLAHVGAREGVIAVEHMFNENPLPVDYDTMPRCVYTSPEIASIGVNQETAKQRGLKFEVMKAPFKANGKATITASSIPEGFAELLFDQASGSLSGASLIGPHVTELINELSVLQFMNGSALELGLSTHAHPSISELLMELGLKSIHQSIHI, from the coding sequence ATGACAAAAGAAAAATACGATATCGTTATCCTTGGCGGTGGTATTGCAGGATATTCTGCTGCAATTCGCGCGAGTCAACTTGGAAAATCTGTTGCTATAGTTGAAAAATCAAAAATGGGTGGGACATGTCTGCATCAAGGCTGTATCCCAACAAAATCTTTCCTTAAATCAGCGGAAGTATTTCAATACATACAACATGCTGATGACTTTGGTGTAACCGCTGAACAACCGACGCTTAATTTCGCAAAAGTAATGGAACGTAAAAATCGCATTGTCGACACATTGTATCAAGGGGTACAAGGGTTAATGAAACGTCACAAAATTGATGTGTTTCATGGCGTTGGCCGCTTAATGGGCGCTTCTATTTTCACACCTCAAAGCGGCACAGTTTCTGTTGAATATGAAGACGGAACTTCTGAACTGTTGCCGAATGACTATGTATTAATTGCGACAGGATCAAAACCTATGGCATTGTCATTTTTACCGTTTGATCAACAACAAATTTATAGTAGTAATGATATGATGACGCTTGAAACTTTACCACAATCTATCACTATTATTGGTGGCGGTATCATCGGGTTAGAATTTGCATCTTTCTTTAGTAGTGTAGGTGTTAATGTACATATTATTGAAGCTGGGCCGCGTATTTTACCAACAGAAAGCGCACAAATCAGTCAATTAATCCAAAAGCAATTGGAAGAAAAAGGTGTCAACTTCCATGTAAATACAGCGCTTAAAGCAGAAGACATCCAACAAAGCGAGGATGAAGTGACATTCAATCTTGAAACGCCATTCTCCACTGAAAAAGTACTCGTTGCCATTGGTCGACAAGTAAATACAGCTGATTTAGGGTTAGACAATACTAAAGTTGTATTGAATGACAAGCAAATGATTGAAACGAACGAATATATGCAAACGGCTGATACACATATTTATGCTGCCGGAGATGTCATAGGACATTTACAACTTGCGCATGTCGGTGCTAGAGAAGGTGTCATTGCCGTTGAACATATGTTTAATGAAAATCCACTGCCCGTTGATTATGATACGATGCCAAGATGTGTTTATACGTCACCAGAAATCGCGTCTATCGGAGTCAATCAAGAAACAGCAAAACAACGTGGCCTTAAATTTGAAGTCATGAAAGCACCGTTTAAAGCGAATGGTAAAGCAACGATTACAGCTTCATCAATACCTGAAGGCTTTGCTGAGTTATTGTTTGATCAAGCATCTGGTAGTTTGAGCGGTGCATCTTTAATTGGTCCTCATGTCACAGAGCTCATCAACGAATTAAGTGTTTTACAATTTATGAATGGTTCTGCGCTTGAATTAGGACTTTCAACACACGCCCATCCATCCATTTCAGAATTACTCATGGAATTAGGATTAAAATCTATTCATCAATCTATTCACATATAG
- a CDS encoding phosphate acyltransferase yields MNFTDLLKEPQALTGTIAMVNATDEPLIRVIIEVLKKTHADFKLYNCQDAAEIIRSFDLSAEFLKRIHIQTFDTEDAAIEGCLNDLYHGKAEILMKGQISTAKILSAVLKRNAQGAKPFLNHVALCEIPSYHKLLMISDVALNIAPTEEEMKATIQNVVAFSKRLQYQQLHIALLSSVEKVSPKIPSTVQAERLSQYYQSHPIEPHVHVEGPFALDNAIDKRSAIQKGIHSKVAGDADVLIVPGLDAGNVLYKSLTYFGRAKVASLILGAHFPIVLTSRADSIENKINSILVSLKVG; encoded by the coding sequence TTGAATTTTACAGACTTGCTTAAAGAACCTCAAGCTCTAACAGGGACAATTGCGATGGTTAATGCAACAGATGAACCACTCATTAGAGTTATTATTGAAGTTTTAAAGAAAACCCATGCTGACTTCAAACTTTATAATTGCCAAGATGCAGCTGAAATCATTCGTTCATTCGATTTGTCGGCTGAATTTTTAAAACGTATCCATATTCAAACGTTTGATACAGAAGACGCTGCGATTGAAGGCTGTTTAAATGATTTGTATCATGGTAAGGCAGAAATTTTGATGAAAGGGCAAATTTCAACTGCCAAAATCTTATCTGCGGTATTAAAACGTAACGCACAAGGTGCAAAACCTTTTTTAAACCATGTCGCGCTATGTGAAATTCCGTCGTATCACAAACTGCTTATGATTTCAGACGTTGCGCTTAATATTGCGCCTACAGAAGAAGAGATGAAAGCAACCATTCAAAATGTTGTTGCTTTTTCAAAAAGACTACAATATCAACAACTTCATATTGCATTATTGTCATCCGTTGAAAAAGTCAGCCCTAAAATACCATCTACCGTTCAAGCTGAGCGTTTAAGCCAATATTATCAATCACATCCCATCGAACCTCATGTGCATGTTGAAGGCCCATTTGCTTTAGATAATGCGATTGATAAACGGAGTGCTATTCAAAAAGGCATCCATTCAAAAGTTGCAGGGGATGCAGATGTACTCATTGTGCCAGGATTAGATGCAGGAAATGTATTATATAAATCACTCACATATTTTGGTCGTGCTAAAGTTGCGAGTCTTATTCTCGGTGCGCATTTTCCAATCGTTCTTACGTCAAGAGCGGATAGTATTGAAAATAAAATCAATTCTATTTTAGTCTCATTAAAAGTCGGTTAA
- a CDS encoding dihydrolipoamide acetyltransferase family protein translates to MEIKMPKLGESVHEGTIEQWLVKEGDRVEEYDPLCEVITDKVTAEVPSSYAGTIKKIIAAAGDTVEVGSVICEMEVEGATDETTENVAPEADNESTEQPNEQPASTSTAQTTANQPKNNGRFSPVVFRLASEHNIDLTTVTGTGFEGRVTKKDIERAIEHGTSTTNHVAAPQETLESTAPTSPVANQNHNTTTTSNRDTVIPVNGVRRQIANKMVQSVHEIPHAWMAVEVDATELTKTRAHYKNQFKAQEGYNLTFFAFFIKAVAEALKKYPLLNSTWQEDEIILHSDINISIAVAHENKLFVPVIRHADEKSIKGIAREIHELAQKARQNQLLYEDMQGGTFTVNNTGTFGSVHSMGIINHPQAAILQVESIVKRPVVIDDMIAIRSMVNLCLSLDHRILDGLQAGQFLNEVKQRIEACTIEHTQVY, encoded by the coding sequence ATGGAAATCAAGATGCCTAAACTAGGGGAAAGTGTGCATGAAGGTACAATTGAACAGTGGCTCGTTAAAGAAGGCGACCGCGTTGAAGAATATGACCCATTATGTGAAGTGATTACAGATAAAGTTACAGCTGAAGTGCCCTCATCATATGCAGGAACGATTAAAAAAATTATTGCTGCCGCTGGTGACACGGTTGAAGTCGGTTCTGTCATTTGCGAAATGGAAGTTGAAGGTGCTACGGACGAAACAACTGAAAATGTAGCTCCAGAAGCTGACAATGAATCTACAGAACAACCAAATGAACAGCCAGCATCAACTTCAACAGCACAAACAACAGCAAACCAACCTAAAAATAATGGCCGTTTTTCACCAGTTGTATTTAGATTGGCTTCCGAACACAATATTGATTTAACAACAGTGACAGGTACGGGTTTTGAAGGACGTGTCACTAAAAAAGATATCGAACGTGCGATTGAACATGGAACTTCTACTACGAATCACGTTGCTGCACCTCAAGAAACATTAGAGAGTACCGCACCGACGTCACCTGTAGCAAACCAAAATCACAATACAACGACAACAAGCAATCGTGATACCGTGATTCCGGTCAACGGTGTGCGTCGTCAAATCGCGAACAAAATGGTTCAAAGTGTTCATGAAATCCCGCACGCTTGGATGGCTGTAGAAGTGGATGCCACAGAATTAACAAAAACACGTGCGCACTACAAAAATCAGTTTAAAGCGCAAGAAGGGTATAATTTAACATTCTTTGCATTTTTCATTAAAGCTGTAGCAGAAGCACTTAAAAAATATCCATTACTCAACAGCACTTGGCAAGAAGATGAAATTATTTTACATTCAGACATTAATATTTCAATTGCTGTCGCGCATGAAAATAAATTGTTTGTTCCAGTGATTCGTCATGCCGATGAAAAATCAATTAAAGGCATTGCTCGAGAAATTCACGAACTTGCACAAAAAGCACGACAAAATCAACTTTTGTATGAAGATATGCAAGGCGGTACATTCACTGTAAATAATACAGGGACTTTTGGTTCGGTGCATTCTATGGGTATCATTAATCATCCTCAAGCAGCCATTTTGCAAGTTGAATCTATTGTCAAAAGACCTGTAGTCATTGATGACATGATAGCGATTCGTTCTATGGTGAACTTATGTTTATCACTCGATCACCGTATTTTAGACGGTTTACAAGCTGGACAATTTTTAAATGAAGTGAAACAACGTATTGAAGCATGTACCATTGAACATACACAAGTTTATTAA
- the buk gene encoding butyrate kinase: MTTALVLNLGSTSSKYAIYENDECKVNENISHTETILNKPLIDQESLRQQMIETEIESQGYQLNQIDVIACRGGLLKPLEGGTYSVNKTMYDDLKSFKYGAHASNLSGMIGYQLGQKYHIPVFTTDPVVVDELIDEVRHTGVPSIQRRSIFHALNQKAMARRYAALVNRAYEDMNVIVIHMGGGISIGAHEKGRVIDVNEALYGEGPMAMDRSGSIPNDLIVQHMVKHQLSADEMKVQLSRESGLKAYFQTSNLREIMANYDQDEKVKLIIDTMVIQIAKVIGERAAVLKGHVDQIIFTGGMSHSVKLMKQLARYVEWIAPISVFPGEHELITLAERARLALNQQIKIQIYQ, from the coding sequence ATGACAACAGCACTTGTATTGAATTTAGGAAGTACCTCTAGTAAATATGCAATATATGAAAATGATGAATGTAAAGTGAATGAAAATATTAGCCATACTGAAACCATTTTAAATAAACCCTTAATTGATCAAGAGTCCTTGAGGCAACAAATGATTGAAACTGAAATTGAATCCCAAGGTTATCAGTTGAATCAAATTGATGTCATTGCCTGTCGAGGAGGTCTACTGAAACCACTTGAAGGCGGTACATATTCAGTAAACAAAACAATGTATGACGATTTAAAAAGCTTTAAATACGGGGCACATGCTTCTAATTTAAGCGGCATGATTGGTTATCAACTCGGACAAAAATATCATATTCCTGTTTTCACTACTGATCCGGTTGTCGTAGATGAATTGATTGATGAAGTACGTCATACTGGCGTGCCTTCCATTCAACGCCGGAGTATCTTTCATGCATTAAATCAAAAAGCAATGGCACGTCGTTATGCCGCATTAGTCAATCGTGCCTATGAAGATATGAATGTGATTGTGATACATATGGGCGGGGGCATCAGCATTGGTGCGCATGAAAAAGGGCGTGTCATTGATGTGAATGAAGCATTATATGGCGAAGGTCCAATGGCGATGGATCGTTCCGGTAGTATTCCAAACGATTTGATTGTCCAACACATGGTAAAGCATCAATTATCCGCTGATGAAATGAAAGTGCAATTAAGTCGTGAGTCTGGACTTAAAGCTTATTTCCAGACATCCAATTTAAGGGAAATTATGGCAAATTATGATCAAGATGAAAAAGTGAAGCTGATTATCGACACGATGGTGATTCAAATTGCCAAAGTCATCGGAGAACGTGCTGCCGTTTTAAAAGGACATGTCGATCAAATTATTTTCACAGGCGGTATGAGCCATAGTGTTAAATTAATGAAACAGCTCGCGAGGTATGTAGAATGGATTGCTCCGATTTCAGTTTTCCCAGGAGAGCATGAACTTATAACGCTTGCAGAACGTGCACGATTAGCATTGAATCAGCAAATCAAAATTCAGATATATCAATAG
- a CDS encoding thiamine pyrophosphate-dependent dehydrogenase E1 component subunit alpha encodes MNDYQSVGLEIEDLKNMYRAMDLGRKLDERMWLLNRAGKIPFVISCQGQEATQIGTAYALQKGDVTSPYYRDLALVTYLGMTPLETMLSAFGKRDDISSGGKQMPSHFSKKEVGIMSQGSSVATQILHAVGAALTFKMDGKSQIALTTLGEGSSNQGDFHEGLNFAGVHNLPFICLIENNKYAISVSKAFQYGAEYLSDRAKGYGMFGETIDGNDPIAVYGAIKKARERAINGEGASLIEAMCTRLTAHSSDDDDRYRTVEEKNADKENDCNLKFKQYLIEQSLVDEAWFEAIEKENQQWVHQATKEAEAAPYPDPSETYLHVYEEGGRQHG; translated from the coding sequence ATGAATGATTATCAAAGTGTTGGCCTTGAAATTGAAGATTTGAAAAACATGTACCGTGCTATGGATTTAGGCCGTAAGTTAGATGAAAGAATGTGGCTCTTAAACCGTGCTGGAAAAATTCCATTCGTTATCAGTTGTCAAGGTCAAGAAGCGACACAAATTGGAACGGCTTATGCATTACAAAAAGGGGACGTTACATCGCCTTATTATCGTGATTTAGCACTGGTCACTTATTTAGGCATGACGCCTCTAGAAACGATGTTATCCGCATTTGGTAAACGTGATGACATCAGTTCTGGAGGTAAACAAATGCCATCTCACTTTAGTAAAAAAGAAGTCGGTATTATGTCACAAGGTTCTTCAGTGGCTACACAAATCCTCCATGCAGTGGGTGCAGCGTTAACATTTAAAATGGATGGTAAATCTCAAATCGCATTAACGACGCTAGGTGAAGGGAGTTCAAACCAAGGCGATTTTCATGAAGGGTTGAATTTTGCAGGCGTCCATAACTTGCCATTTATTTGTTTAATTGAAAATAATAAATATGCGATTTCTGTATCAAAAGCATTCCAATATGGTGCAGAATATTTATCAGATCGTGCGAAAGGTTATGGCATGTTCGGTGAAACAATTGATGGTAATGACCCAATTGCTGTCTATGGTGCTATTAAAAAAGCCCGTGAACGCGCAATAAACGGTGAAGGTGCCTCATTAATCGAAGCAATGTGTACAAGATTAACAGCACACTCTTCAGATGATGATGACCGTTACCGTACAGTTGAAGAAAAAAATGCAGATAAGGAAAATGATTGTAACCTTAAATTTAAACAGTATTTAATTGAGCAATCTCTAGTCGATGAAGCGTGGTTTGAAGCCATCGAAAAAGAAAATCAACAATGGGTACATCAAGCGACTAAAGAAGCCGAGGCCGCACCATACCCAGATCCATCTGAAACATACTTACATGTCTACGAAGAAGGAGGACGTCAACATGGCTAA
- the recN gene encoding DNA repair protein RecN, whose protein sequence is MLQSLSIKQFAIIDTLDVQFSDGLTVLSGETGAGKSIIIDAIGQLIGMRASSEFVRHGEKKAIIEGIFDIDDAKDAIRQLETLGIDINEDFLIVKREIFSSGKSICRINNQTVTLQDLRQVMQALLDIHGQHETQSLLKQKYHVELLDRYADGEYIEALQQYAQSYEQHQEKIKELEALESADQALLQRLDLMKFQYDELKEAHLKESEIEQLETDIKRIQNSENLSLALNAAYVTLTDEHAITDRLYTLSTELQNVNQILPETFEKLKEEVDQFYYTLEDAKHQIYEEINQTEFDEQYLNELESRMNLLNNLKRKYGKDISDLMIYQEKIADEINKIENYEESTSKLREEIQQLSQQVQEDGQKLSKARRIVARQLRDRIVNEIQYLQMKDANLEISFKPYEAPQKDGLERIEFLISPNKGEPLKSLNKIASGGELSRIMLALKSIFVRARGQTAILFDEVDSGVSGQAAQKMAEKMKEIASVIQVICISHLPQVASMSDHHLYISKHEKDDRTTTTVRELTGDARIDEIARMISGATVTELTRQNAKEMIEQNQKHKG, encoded by the coding sequence ATGTTACAAAGCCTCTCCATTAAACAATTTGCAATTATCGATACATTAGATGTTCAGTTTTCTGATGGCCTCACTGTTCTTAGTGGCGAAACAGGTGCGGGTAAATCGATTATTATTGATGCCATTGGACAACTTATTGGCATGCGTGCTTCCTCTGAATTTGTTAGACACGGTGAAAAGAAAGCAATTATTGAAGGCATTTTTGATATTGATGATGCGAAAGATGCGATACGTCAACTTGAAACGTTAGGTATTGATATCAATGAAGACTTCTTAATTGTCAAAAGAGAAATTTTTAGTTCTGGTAAAAGTATTTGTCGGATTAACAACCAAACTGTAACGTTACAAGATTTAAGACAAGTCATGCAAGCTTTACTCGACATCCATGGTCAACACGAAACACAATCTTTATTAAAGCAAAAGTATCACGTTGAACTACTCGATCGTTATGCTGACGGTGAATATATTGAAGCACTTCAGCAATATGCCCAATCTTATGAACAACATCAAGAAAAGATAAAAGAGCTTGAAGCACTGGAGTCTGCAGATCAAGCTTTGTTACAACGTCTAGATTTAATGAAGTTCCAATATGATGAATTAAAAGAAGCGCACTTAAAAGAGAGCGAAATTGAACAATTAGAAACAGATATTAAACGTATTCAGAACTCCGAAAATTTAAGTTTAGCATTGAACGCTGCTTATGTGACTTTAACGGATGAACATGCGATTACAGACCGCCTCTATACTTTAAGTACAGAATTACAAAATGTGAATCAAATTTTACCGGAAACGTTTGAAAAGCTAAAAGAAGAAGTCGATCAATTTTATTACACGTTAGAAGATGCCAAACATCAAATCTACGAAGAAATCAACCAAACTGAATTTGATGAACAATATTTAAATGAACTAGAATCGCGTATGAACTTGTTGAACAATTTAAAACGAAAATATGGCAAAGACATTTCTGATTTGATGATTTATCAAGAAAAAATCGCTGATGAAATTAATAAAATCGAAAATTATGAAGAAAGTACGTCAAAACTACGTGAAGAAATTCAACAATTATCGCAACAAGTTCAGGAAGACGGGCAAAAGTTATCGAAAGCGCGTAGAATAGTAGCAAGACAGTTGCGCGATCGTATTGTCAATGAAATCCAATATTTACAAATGAAGGACGCGAATTTAGAAATTTCGTTTAAACCTTATGAAGCACCGCAAAAAGATGGTTTAGAACGTATTGAATTTTTAATTAGTCCGAATAAAGGTGAGCCCTTAAAAAGTTTAAACAAAATTGCGAGTGGCGGTGAACTGTCACGAATCATGCTCGCACTGAAAAGTATTTTTGTACGCGCACGAGGGCAAACTGCGATTTTATTTGATGAAGTGGATTCCGGCGTTTCTGGACAAGCGGCGCAAAAGATGGCTGAAAAAATGAAAGAGATTGCTTCAGTCATTCAAGTCATCTGTATTTCTCATTTACCACAAGTTGCGTCAATGAGTGATCATCATTTGTATATTTCAAAACATGAAAAAGATGACCGCACAACTACGACTGTACGTGAACTTACAGGCGATGCACGAATAGATGAAATTGCACGTATGATTTCTGGTGCAACTGTTACCGAATTGACGAGACAAAATGCGAAAGAAATGATTGAACAAAACCAAAAGCATAAAGGATGA